From the Pomacea canaliculata isolate SZHN2017 linkage group LG4, ASM307304v1, whole genome shotgun sequence genome, one window contains:
- the LOC112562105 gene encoding uncharacterized protein LOC112562105 isoform X3, with translation MCMGSKSTLERLRKIFSTVRFISKLRPCLSESYFTIKGAALILPHNDLARKTSKRNHGGEIQRHLQSMLYILRPEDKIKVAIRLEGMREGEHRYMALVSTIGRQDTEESVILGLDCGTPGSSGTPSPSPVSPVSPVQTTEAGAVLPGHTWLHSATVGLVLPIWMGMKARLSGDGGFSISVDDKSYLFKPVSVQAMWSAIQSLDKSFHIAEQLKYLPEGLTHTWVEYYRSKMDFTDHNRLSIWHQMEDVEVFAPSCLSYKEENESEKLKLVISAKLKEVMMSVDLDEATSKFLRTEVEKALGMNLDQYLNYFDEETLRILGQMDAPSQILDFLYLGSEWNASNLEELQRLGIKYILNVTREIDNFFTGLFHYCNVRLYDHEDSELMKHWLKTYKFINKAKKHDSKVLVHCKMGISRSASTVMAYLMKENCWPLDKAFTFVKDRRSCVRPNKGFMEQLQTYEGILNASNMRKVFLAESEQMFEDESEEGESERNQQGNFLGDSLFQVMVHSDWPQGEATTEETTLLRKSYDNNHEFSGMEADLETRSADSLEESAADMSFPMLDFTLQADSPTLSVTSAPDFGGDGSTQTKLTAQRYGDAPGWPGAKEVQLTSRIRPDHSWIKLECSGESSTDITLSEPGAPEGMALQTDLVLASAADGSPCHRLLPPSSSSGRVASPSLGISSSNSQGSMRLASLDDAHKIKPDSSWIRLYSPGESSTDVEEMDTTEAYQEDASTGDVGRIGSLQDSRPVQFVLGEDEEMTPAVSSPLKIYAGGKGEGGVLGVDKSTGETLGPRDNSQQVQGVEMGVQQYYSREQIPWSKGKVRNLLIGLQQGGQMLAVSTEEGQAGLNNRPHQARDEDPCFSESLGMTDMAPMQMLHCQSCMELSYSQSEAVDLQDRPSSVNDEQEEIFPTPGTVRRTLQEIEERNRLHKGETIYGMKGVQRSSSFKEGLSKSSAHNRQSERRWTCTPILSPDHSSEDLEGQGFMIATAPVNLGLTTVDSSKDAVKAGTDMVVDDQQDPVRVYTYKEDAVPVKLGTVWRHTLEIESKAGDGNGRPRALSESSGGSSDSGAQVTGSWSPIHGQSPRRNPDIPVLNISLMTSNIPEAKSQRTSSLQQSCVEKPQHAGSAGVEPECLSSSVQDNRGLSSSSFRNGDESSTHGKGVMPLGWSFKTEAEDQKKSVSSLSPSTSSAPRKNKGNFDSETLALIREIGSAFVATPTTGKFDDGGGAAKLGLVRHLVKNIEKETNIGKRERKIVIISKDSAPGQKGVKSESQDCVKSSGPEHQEKRDSQTDMSPEKLVRSSGKSSPEVLGQSSPHIDEHPPSVVRHLRGKFETRCHAGDGVDDETLTGTVPSIVSNVFQQGDIVCDIPVVLQERKHDPSGLIMTGIAKAKSFDEQSLDFLAGDLRLQGMQPVMRDQPVSSCTSTQPSRRPCSANNSSGEGGLAHRYSTGGCTTSHFKQHEERAEDERGGEEVYPAKKLYGKSHPLSKLQPYQGDCTVSPSPGSRFYPTM, from the exons CCTAAGTGAGAGTTATTTCACTATCAAGGGGGCAGCACTCATTCTTCCTCACAATGACTTGGCACGCAAGACTTCTAAAAGAAACCATGGGG gAGAAATACAGCGACATTTACAGTCTATGTTGTATATTCTGCGGCCGGAAGACAAAATCAAAGTG GCCATCAGATTGGAGGGAATGCGGGAAGGAGAGCACCGATACATGGCTCTCGTATCTACAATTGGCCGTCAGGATACTGAAGAGTCTGTCATCTTGGGTCTAGACTGCGGCACCCCTGGAAGTTCAGGTACCCCATCACCATCACCAGTGTCACCTGTGTCACCAGTGCAGACAACAGAAGCAGGCGCAGTGCTGCCTGGACATACCTGGTTGCACAGTGCCACTGTTGGCTTGGTACTCCCAATCTGGATGGGAATGAAAGCTCGTCTCAGTGGTGATGG AGGGTTTAGTATATCAGTGGATGACAAGTCCTACCTTTTTAAACCAGTCTCAGTACAAGCTATGTG GTCTGCTATACAGAGCCTTGACAAGTCCTTCCACATTGCCGAACAATTGAAATACCTTCCTGAGGGACTTACGCATACCTGGGTGGAGTACTACCGATCCAAAATGGACTTTACAGATCACAACCGTCTCAGTATATG GCACCAAATGGAGGATGTAGAGGTTTTTGCTCCATCTTGTTTAAGCTATAAGGAAGAGAA TGAGAGCGAGAAGTTGAAGCTGGTAATAAGTGCTAAGCTTAAGGAGGTTATGATGTCTGTAGACTTGGATGAAGCTACAAGCAAGTTT CTACGTACAGAAGTGGAGAAAGCACTGGGCATGAATTTAGATCAGTACCTGAACTATTTTGATGAGGAAACTCTGCGCATCTTGGGGCAGATGGATGCTCCTTCACAGATACTGGACTTTCTTTACCTAGGATCAGAATGGAATGCTTCTAATCTAGAAGAACTACAAAGACTTGG AATCAAGTATATTTTGAATGTTACTCGTGAGATAGACAACTTCTTCACGGGATTGTTCCATTATTGCAATGTTCGTCTTTATGATCATGAAGATTCGGAACTCATGAAGCACTGGCTAAAAACCTACAAAttcatcaacaaggccaa GAAACATGACTCCAAGGTATTAGTGCATTGCAAGATGGGTATCAGTCGATCAGCTTCTACC GTTATGGCCTACCTTATGAAAGAAAACTGCTGGCCCCTTGACAAAGCCTTCACCTTTGTGAAGGACCGTCGAAGCTGTGTTCGACCTAATAAAGGATTCATGGAACAACTTCAAACCTATGAAGGGATTCTCAATGCAAG CAACATGCGCAAAGTTTTTCTAGCAGAATCGGAACAGATGTTTGAAGACGAGAGTGAGGAGGGAGAAAGTGAAAGGAATCAACAGGGGAATTTTTTAGGAGACAGTCTCTTTCAAGTGATGGTACACTCAGACTGGCCCCAAGGGGAGGCCACAACTGAAGAGACAACATTGCTTC GGAAGAGCTATGACAATAATCATGAATTTTCTGGGATGGAAGCAGACCTTGAAACACGCAGTGCAGATTCGCTGGAAGAATCTGCTGCTGACATGTCATTTCCAATGCTAGACTTTACATTGCAAGCAGATTCTCCAACACTCAGTGTTACTTCTGCTCCCGACTTTGGAGGAGATGGCAGCACACAGACCAAACTGACAGCTCAGAGGTATGGAGATGCCCCAGGCTGGCCTGGTGCCAAAGAGGTCCAGTTGACATCTAGAATCAGGCCGGACCATTCCTGGATCAAGCTGGAGTGTTCAGGAGAGTCTTCAACTGATATCACCCTCTCTGAACCTGGGGCGCCAGAGGGGATGGCTCTTCAAACAGATTTGGTTTTAGCAAGTGCAGCAGATGGATCACCATGTCACAGGCTGTTGCCACCCAGCAGTTCCTCAGGTAGAGTAGCGTCTCCGTCCTTGGGCATTTCCAGCAGTAACTCTCAGGGCAGCATGAGGTTGGCATCTTTGGACGATGCACACAAAATTAAACCAGACAGTTCCTGGATAAGACTGTATTCTCCTGGGGAATCATCCACAGATGTTGAGGAGATGGACACAACAGAAGCTTATCAAGAAGATGCAAGTACTGGGGATGTGGGTAGAATAGGGAGCCTCCAGGACTCAAGACCTGTACAGTTTGTGCTGGGTGAAGATGAAGAGATGACCCCAGCTGTCTCATCACCACTGAAAATTTATGCAGGCGGCAAGGGAGAGGGTGGGGTGTTGGGGGTGGACAAGAGTACAGGAGAGACATTGGGGCCAAGAGACAACTCACAACAAGTGCAAGGGGTTGAGATGGGGGTACAACAGTATTACTCCAGGGAACAGATTCCATGGAGCAAGGGCAAAGTGCGGAACCTTCTGATAGGTCTGCAGCAGGGAGGTCAGATGTTGGCAGTGTCCACCGAAGAAGGTCAGGCAGGACTCAACAACCGACCCCACCAAGCCAGGGATGAGGATCCTTGCTTTTCGGAGTCACTGGGAATGACAGACATGGCCCCAATGCAGATGCTGCACTGTCAGAGCTGCATGGAGCTTTCCTATAGTCAGTCAGAAGCAGTGGATCTCCAGGACCGACCTAGCTCAGTGAATGATGAGCAAGAAGAGATTTTTCCAACACCTGGGACTGTTCGGCGAACTCTGCAAGAGATTGAGGAGAGAAACAG ACTGCACAAAGGAGAGACCATCTATGGGATGAAAGGAGTGCAGAGGTCATCAAGTTTTAAAGAAGGTTTAAGCAAAAGTAGTGCACACAATCGGCAGTCAGAACGACGATGGACCTGTACCCCAATTCTGTCTCCTGATCATTCAAGTGAAGACTTGGAAGGACAAGGGTTTATGATAGCCACTGCCCCAGTGAATCTGGGTTTAACAACTGTGGACAGCAGCAAGGATGCTGTCAAAGCAGGCACTGACATGGTGGTAGACGATCAGCAAGATCCTGTGAGAGTGTACACTTATAAGGAAGACGCCGTCCCTGTTAAACTGGGAACAGTGTGGCGACACACTCTAG aaattgAGAGCAAGGCAGGTGATGGAAATGGTCGACCAAGGGCACTGTCAGAAAGCAGTGGAGGTAGCTCAGACAGCGGTGCACAGGTTACGGGGTCATGGTCGCCTATTCATGGCCAGTCCCCACGTAGAAATCCTGACATCCCGGTATTGAATATTTCGCTGATGACATCTAACATTCCTGAGGCCAAAAGCCAGAGGACATCGTCACTGCAACAGTCATGTGTAGAAAAACCTCAGCATGCAGGCAGTGCTGGCGTTGAGCCAGAATGTCTTTCAAGCAGCGTTCAGGATAACAGAGGCCTTAGTTCATCATCCTTTAGAAATGGAGATGAGTCTTCAACGCATGGCAAGGGAGTGATGCCCCTTGGCTGGAGTTTcaaaacagaagcagaagaccAGAAAAAGTCTGTCTCATCTTTGTCGCCTTCTACATCGTCTGCACCAAGGAAGAACAAGGGCAACTTTGATTCAGAAACTCTGGCACTCATAAGGGAGATAGGATCAGCGTTTGTGGCAACTCCAACCACAGGAAAatttgatgatggtggtggggcAGCAAAGCTTGGTCTTGTGAGACATCTTGtaaaaaacattgaaaaggaGACCAACATTGGCAAACGAGAGCGCAAAATTGTGATCATCAGCAAAGACAGTGCACCAGGGCAGAAAGGTGTGAAAAGTGAATCCCAAGATTGTGTAAAGTCATCTGGTCCAGAGCACCAGGAAAAGAGAGATAGTCAAACAGATATGTCCCCTGAAAAACTTGTGAGAAGCTCTGGCAAGAGTAGTCCTGAGGTGTTAGGCCAGAGCAGTCCTCACATAGATGAGCACCCACCATCAGTGGTTCGCCATCTTCGCGGGAAATTTGAAACCCGTTGTCATGCAGGTGATGGTGTAGACGACGAGACTTTAACAGGCACTGTGCCAAGTATAGTCTCCAATGTGTTTCAGCAGGGGGACATCGTCTGTGATATACCAGTGGTGCTGCAAGAGCGCAAACATGATCCGAGCGGTCTCATTATGACCGGCATAGCAAAAGCTAAGTCCTTTGATGAGCAGTCTTTGGACTTTCTTGCTGGAGATCTGCGTCTCCAGGGGATGCAGCCAGTCATGAGAGATCAACCAGTGTCATCCTGTACCAGCACTCAACCATCTAGGAGACCATGCTCTGCAAATAATAGCTCAGGTGAAGGAGGGCTGGCTCATAGGTACAGTACTGGGGGATGTACCACTTCGCATTTCAAACAGCATGAGGAAAGAGCCGAAGATgagagaggaggggaagaaGTTTATCCAGCAAAGAAACTCTATGGTAAGAGTCATCCACTTTCAAAACTCCAGCCATATCAAGGAGATTGCACAGTCTCTCCATCTCCTGGGTCTAGATTCTACCCAACCATGTGA
- the LOC112562105 gene encoding uncharacterized protein LOC112562105 isoform X4, translating to MCMGLSESYFTIKGAALILPHNDLARKTSKRNHGGEIQRHLQSMLYILRPEDKIKVAIRLEGMREGEHRYMALVSTIGRQDTEESVILGLDCGTPGSSGTPSPSPVSPVSPVQTTEAGAVLPGHTWLHSATVGLVLPIWMGMKARLSGDGGFSISVDDKSYLFKPVSVQAMWSAIQSLDKSFHIAEQLKYLPEGLTHTWVEYYRSKMDFTDHNRLSIWHQMEDVEVFAPSCLSYKEENESEKLKLVISAKLKEVMMSVDLDEATSKFLRTEVEKALGMNLDQYLNYFDEETLRILGQMDAPSQILDFLYLGSEWNASNLEELQRLGIKYILNVTREIDNFFTGLFHYCNVRLYDHEDSELMKHWLKTYKFINKAKKHDSKVLVHCKMGISRSASTVMAYLMKENCWPLDKAFTFVKDRRSCVRPNKGFMEQLQTYEGILNASNMRKVFLAESEQMFEDESEEGESERNQQGNFLGDSLFQVMVHSDWPQGEATTEETTLLRKSYDNNHEFSGMEADLETRSADSLEESAADMSFPMLDFTLQADSPTLSVTSAPDFGGDGSTQTKLTAQRYGDAPGWPGAKEVQLTSRIRPDHSWIKLECSGESSTDITLSEPGAPEGMALQTDLVLASAADGSPCHRLLPPSSSSGRVASPSLGISSSNSQGSMRLASLDDAHKIKPDSSWIRLYSPGESSTDVEEMDTTEAYQEDASTGDVGRIGSLQDSRPVQFVLGEDEEMTPAVSSPLKIYAGGKGEGGVLGVDKSTGETLGPRDNSQQVQGVEMGVQQYYSREQIPWSKGKVRNLLIGLQQGGQMLAVSTEEGQAGLNNRPHQARDEDPCFSESLGMTDMAPMQMLHCQSCMELSYSQSEAVDLQDRPSSVNDEQEEIFPTPGTVRRTLQEIEERNRLHKGETIYGMKGVQRSSSFKEGLSKSSAHNRQSERRWTCTPILSPDHSSEDLEGQGFMIATAPVNLGLTTVDSSKDAVKAGTDMVVDDQQDPVRVYTYKEDAVPVKLGTVWRHTLEIESKAGDGNGRPRALSESSGGSSDSGAQVTGSWSPIHGQSPRRNPDIPVLNISLMTSNIPEAKSQRTSSLQQSCVEKPQHAGSAGVEPECLSSSVQDNRGLSSSSFRNGDESSTHGKGVMPLGWSFKTEAEDQKKSVSSLSPSTSSAPRKNKGNFDSETLALIREIGSAFVATPTTGKFDDGGGAAKLGLVRHLVKNIEKETNIGKRERKIVIISKDSAPGQKGVKSESQDCVKSSGPEHQEKRDSQTDMSPEKLVRSSGKSSPEVLGQSSPHIDEHPPSVVRHLRGKFETRCHAGDGVDDETLTGTVPSIVSNVFQQGDIVCDIPVVLQERKHDPSGLIMTGIAKAKSFDEQSLDFLAGDLRLQGMQPVMRDQPVSSCTSTQPSRRPCSANNSSGEGGLAHRYSTGGCTTSHFKQHEERAEDERGGEEVYPAKKLYGKSHPLSKLQPYQGDCTVSPSPGSRFYPTM from the exons CCTAAGTGAGAGTTATTTCACTATCAAGGGGGCAGCACTCATTCTTCCTCACAATGACTTGGCACGCAAGACTTCTAAAAGAAACCATGGGG gAGAAATACAGCGACATTTACAGTCTATGTTGTATATTCTGCGGCCGGAAGACAAAATCAAAGTG GCCATCAGATTGGAGGGAATGCGGGAAGGAGAGCACCGATACATGGCTCTCGTATCTACAATTGGCCGTCAGGATACTGAAGAGTCTGTCATCTTGGGTCTAGACTGCGGCACCCCTGGAAGTTCAGGTACCCCATCACCATCACCAGTGTCACCTGTGTCACCAGTGCAGACAACAGAAGCAGGCGCAGTGCTGCCTGGACATACCTGGTTGCACAGTGCCACTGTTGGCTTGGTACTCCCAATCTGGATGGGAATGAAAGCTCGTCTCAGTGGTGATGG AGGGTTTAGTATATCAGTGGATGACAAGTCCTACCTTTTTAAACCAGTCTCAGTACAAGCTATGTG GTCTGCTATACAGAGCCTTGACAAGTCCTTCCACATTGCCGAACAATTGAAATACCTTCCTGAGGGACTTACGCATACCTGGGTGGAGTACTACCGATCCAAAATGGACTTTACAGATCACAACCGTCTCAGTATATG GCACCAAATGGAGGATGTAGAGGTTTTTGCTCCATCTTGTTTAAGCTATAAGGAAGAGAA TGAGAGCGAGAAGTTGAAGCTGGTAATAAGTGCTAAGCTTAAGGAGGTTATGATGTCTGTAGACTTGGATGAAGCTACAAGCAAGTTT CTACGTACAGAAGTGGAGAAAGCACTGGGCATGAATTTAGATCAGTACCTGAACTATTTTGATGAGGAAACTCTGCGCATCTTGGGGCAGATGGATGCTCCTTCACAGATACTGGACTTTCTTTACCTAGGATCAGAATGGAATGCTTCTAATCTAGAAGAACTACAAAGACTTGG AATCAAGTATATTTTGAATGTTACTCGTGAGATAGACAACTTCTTCACGGGATTGTTCCATTATTGCAATGTTCGTCTTTATGATCATGAAGATTCGGAACTCATGAAGCACTGGCTAAAAACCTACAAAttcatcaacaaggccaa GAAACATGACTCCAAGGTATTAGTGCATTGCAAGATGGGTATCAGTCGATCAGCTTCTACC GTTATGGCCTACCTTATGAAAGAAAACTGCTGGCCCCTTGACAAAGCCTTCACCTTTGTGAAGGACCGTCGAAGCTGTGTTCGACCTAATAAAGGATTCATGGAACAACTTCAAACCTATGAAGGGATTCTCAATGCAAG CAACATGCGCAAAGTTTTTCTAGCAGAATCGGAACAGATGTTTGAAGACGAGAGTGAGGAGGGAGAAAGTGAAAGGAATCAACAGGGGAATTTTTTAGGAGACAGTCTCTTTCAAGTGATGGTACACTCAGACTGGCCCCAAGGGGAGGCCACAACTGAAGAGACAACATTGCTTC GGAAGAGCTATGACAATAATCATGAATTTTCTGGGATGGAAGCAGACCTTGAAACACGCAGTGCAGATTCGCTGGAAGAATCTGCTGCTGACATGTCATTTCCAATGCTAGACTTTACATTGCAAGCAGATTCTCCAACACTCAGTGTTACTTCTGCTCCCGACTTTGGAGGAGATGGCAGCACACAGACCAAACTGACAGCTCAGAGGTATGGAGATGCCCCAGGCTGGCCTGGTGCCAAAGAGGTCCAGTTGACATCTAGAATCAGGCCGGACCATTCCTGGATCAAGCTGGAGTGTTCAGGAGAGTCTTCAACTGATATCACCCTCTCTGAACCTGGGGCGCCAGAGGGGATGGCTCTTCAAACAGATTTGGTTTTAGCAAGTGCAGCAGATGGATCACCATGTCACAGGCTGTTGCCACCCAGCAGTTCCTCAGGTAGAGTAGCGTCTCCGTCCTTGGGCATTTCCAGCAGTAACTCTCAGGGCAGCATGAGGTTGGCATCTTTGGACGATGCACACAAAATTAAACCAGACAGTTCCTGGATAAGACTGTATTCTCCTGGGGAATCATCCACAGATGTTGAGGAGATGGACACAACAGAAGCTTATCAAGAAGATGCAAGTACTGGGGATGTGGGTAGAATAGGGAGCCTCCAGGACTCAAGACCTGTACAGTTTGTGCTGGGTGAAGATGAAGAGATGACCCCAGCTGTCTCATCACCACTGAAAATTTATGCAGGCGGCAAGGGAGAGGGTGGGGTGTTGGGGGTGGACAAGAGTACAGGAGAGACATTGGGGCCAAGAGACAACTCACAACAAGTGCAAGGGGTTGAGATGGGGGTACAACAGTATTACTCCAGGGAACAGATTCCATGGAGCAAGGGCAAAGTGCGGAACCTTCTGATAGGTCTGCAGCAGGGAGGTCAGATGTTGGCAGTGTCCACCGAAGAAGGTCAGGCAGGACTCAACAACCGACCCCACCAAGCCAGGGATGAGGATCCTTGCTTTTCGGAGTCACTGGGAATGACAGACATGGCCCCAATGCAGATGCTGCACTGTCAGAGCTGCATGGAGCTTTCCTATAGTCAGTCAGAAGCAGTGGATCTCCAGGACCGACCTAGCTCAGTGAATGATGAGCAAGAAGAGATTTTTCCAACACCTGGGACTGTTCGGCGAACTCTGCAAGAGATTGAGGAGAGAAACAG ACTGCACAAAGGAGAGACCATCTATGGGATGAAAGGAGTGCAGAGGTCATCAAGTTTTAAAGAAGGTTTAAGCAAAAGTAGTGCACACAATCGGCAGTCAGAACGACGATGGACCTGTACCCCAATTCTGTCTCCTGATCATTCAAGTGAAGACTTGGAAGGACAAGGGTTTATGATAGCCACTGCCCCAGTGAATCTGGGTTTAACAACTGTGGACAGCAGCAAGGATGCTGTCAAAGCAGGCACTGACATGGTGGTAGACGATCAGCAAGATCCTGTGAGAGTGTACACTTATAAGGAAGACGCCGTCCCTGTTAAACTGGGAACAGTGTGGCGACACACTCTAG aaattgAGAGCAAGGCAGGTGATGGAAATGGTCGACCAAGGGCACTGTCAGAAAGCAGTGGAGGTAGCTCAGACAGCGGTGCACAGGTTACGGGGTCATGGTCGCCTATTCATGGCCAGTCCCCACGTAGAAATCCTGACATCCCGGTATTGAATATTTCGCTGATGACATCTAACATTCCTGAGGCCAAAAGCCAGAGGACATCGTCACTGCAACAGTCATGTGTAGAAAAACCTCAGCATGCAGGCAGTGCTGGCGTTGAGCCAGAATGTCTTTCAAGCAGCGTTCAGGATAACAGAGGCCTTAGTTCATCATCCTTTAGAAATGGAGATGAGTCTTCAACGCATGGCAAGGGAGTGATGCCCCTTGGCTGGAGTTTcaaaacagaagcagaagaccAGAAAAAGTCTGTCTCATCTTTGTCGCCTTCTACATCGTCTGCACCAAGGAAGAACAAGGGCAACTTTGATTCAGAAACTCTGGCACTCATAAGGGAGATAGGATCAGCGTTTGTGGCAACTCCAACCACAGGAAAatttgatgatggtggtggggcAGCAAAGCTTGGTCTTGTGAGACATCTTGtaaaaaacattgaaaaggaGACCAACATTGGCAAACGAGAGCGCAAAATTGTGATCATCAGCAAAGACAGTGCACCAGGGCAGAAAGGTGTGAAAAGTGAATCCCAAGATTGTGTAAAGTCATCTGGTCCAGAGCACCAGGAAAAGAGAGATAGTCAAACAGATATGTCCCCTGAAAAACTTGTGAGAAGCTCTGGCAAGAGTAGTCCTGAGGTGTTAGGCCAGAGCAGTCCTCACATAGATGAGCACCCACCATCAGTGGTTCGCCATCTTCGCGGGAAATTTGAAACCCGTTGTCATGCAGGTGATGGTGTAGACGACGAGACTTTAACAGGCACTGTGCCAAGTATAGTCTCCAATGTGTTTCAGCAGGGGGACATCGTCTGTGATATACCAGTGGTGCTGCAAGAGCGCAAACATGATCCGAGCGGTCTCATTATGACCGGCATAGCAAAAGCTAAGTCCTTTGATGAGCAGTCTTTGGACTTTCTTGCTGGAGATCTGCGTCTCCAGGGGATGCAGCCAGTCATGAGAGATCAACCAGTGTCATCCTGTACCAGCACTCAACCATCTAGGAGACCATGCTCTGCAAATAATAGCTCAGGTGAAGGAGGGCTGGCTCATAGGTACAGTACTGGGGGATGTACCACTTCGCATTTCAAACAGCATGAGGAAAGAGCCGAAGATgagagaggaggggaagaaGTTTATCCAGCAAAGAAACTCTATGGTAAGAGTCATCCACTTTCAAAACTCCAGCCATATCAAGGAGATTGCACAGTCTCTCCATCTCCTGGGTCTAGATTCTACCCAACCATGTGA